In one Henriciella litoralis genomic region, the following are encoded:
- the dnaG gene encoding DNA primase — protein sequence MSAPIRIPDGFVDELKARLRPSDVIGRKVKLKKQGKEWVGLSPFTNEKTPSFYVNDQKRIFKCFSSGMGGDVISFVMETERLSFMEAVEKLADEAGMQLPKATAADEETYDRRKRLYECCEAACKFYEDRLRAAEGTEAREYLEGRGLGAGAWARHRLGFAPDDWRKTIDHLKAESFGMQEIIDAGLAVQKEGGGEPYDRFRGRVIFPITDVRGQVIAFGGRGLQPDAKPKYLNSSDTELFHKGRVLYRYKDAREAFGSTDEGGLIVTEGYMDAIAMTEAGIGHVVAPLGTALTEDQLTLLWRAGPEPVLCFDGDAAGLRAADRSIERALPHLEPGRSLFFCLLSGGMDPDDLIRQSGPEAMRQALAGALPLVEVLWRRERDAEAIDTPERQAGLEARLMQAAGQIKHQAVRTAYERDLKSRMNDYLWQQRRARRTPGKTPGPAQKGAQQSSTPAKTRGLGLIVRAIDAPHLIDIGFETLSMAIFKDEDVATLRDVIISLPQAGEGVDRKAIENHLTELGKMRAAELLKNYPEIPAIAPDGPEEREWLIALEQYVARDETGLYGGGGGEEVTSSPENWRRLHHEVSERKARAARLNEAAEQADQD from the coding sequence ATGTCTGCACCCATTCGTATACCCGATGGCTTCGTTGATGAGCTGAAGGCGCGCCTGCGTCCGTCAGACGTGATCGGGCGCAAGGTGAAGCTGAAGAAGCAGGGCAAGGAATGGGTGGGCCTCTCGCCCTTCACCAATGAGAAGACGCCGAGCTTCTACGTCAACGACCAGAAGCGCATCTTCAAATGCTTTTCCTCCGGCATGGGCGGCGATGTCATCTCCTTCGTCATGGAGACAGAGCGCCTGTCCTTTATGGAAGCGGTCGAGAAGCTCGCCGATGAAGCCGGGATGCAGCTGCCAAAGGCGACCGCCGCGGACGAAGAGACCTATGACCGCCGCAAACGGCTCTACGAGTGCTGCGAGGCGGCCTGCAAATTCTATGAAGACAGGCTCCGCGCGGCTGAAGGCACTGAAGCGCGCGAATATCTCGAAGGCCGCGGCCTTGGGGCAGGCGCCTGGGCGCGCCACAGGCTGGGCTTTGCGCCCGATGACTGGCGAAAGACGATCGATCACTTGAAAGCCGAGAGTTTCGGCATGCAGGAGATCATTGATGCTGGCCTTGCCGTCCAGAAAGAGGGCGGGGGTGAGCCCTATGACCGCTTCCGGGGGCGGGTCATCTTCCCGATCACCGATGTGCGCGGGCAGGTCATCGCGTTTGGTGGGCGCGGGCTGCAGCCGGATGCCAAGCCGAAATATCTCAATTCCAGCGACACTGAGCTCTTCCACAAGGGCCGCGTGCTCTATCGCTACAAGGATGCGCGCGAGGCGTTCGGCAGCACCGATGAAGGCGGCCTGATCGTCACCGAAGGCTATATGGACGCCATTGCGATGACGGAGGCCGGTATCGGCCATGTCGTTGCCCCGCTCGGGACGGCGCTGACCGAGGATCAGCTGACGCTGCTCTGGCGCGCCGGGCCTGAGCCTGTGCTCTGTTTTGATGGCGATGCGGCCGGGCTTCGCGCCGCTGACCGCTCGATTGAGCGCGCCCTGCCGCATCTTGAGCCGGGGCGGTCGCTTTTCTTCTGTCTTCTTTCAGGCGGCATGGACCCTGATGATCTCATCCGCCAGTCCGGCCCCGAAGCGATGCGTCAGGCGCTCGCAGGCGCTCTGCCGCTGGTCGAGGTGCTATGGCGGCGTGAGCGGGACGCTGAAGCCATCGATACGCCGGAACGTCAGGCCGGGCTTGAGGCGCGGTTGATGCAGGCGGCCGGGCAGATCAAGCATCAGGCGGTGCGCACCGCCTATGAACGTGACCTCAAATCACGCATGAATGACTATCTCTGGCAGCAGAGACGCGCGCGACGCACCCCCGGGAAAACGCCCGGGCCGGCCCAAAAGGGCGCGCAGCAAAGCTCGACACCGGCGAAAACACGTGGCCTTGGCCTCATTGTGCGCGCGATCGATGCGCCCCATCTGATCGATATCGGATTTGAGACGCTTTCCATGGCAATTTTCAAGGATGAGGACGTCGCGACCCTCCGTGATGTGATTATTTCCTTGCCACAAGCAGGTGAAGGTGTTGACCGCAAGGCAATCGAGAACCATTTAACTGAATTAGGAAAAATGCGCGCTGCTGAATTGCTCAAAAACTATCCCGAAATTCCTGCTATTGCCCCAGATGGGCCCGAGGAACGGGAATGGCTGATCGCCCTGGAGCAATATGTGGCCCGAGATGAGACCGGCCTTTATGGTGGCGGCGGCGGAGAAGAGGTGACATCGTCACCTGAGAACTGGCGTCGGCTTCATCATGAAGTCTCGGAACGCAAGGCAAGGGCGGCGCGTCTCAATGAGGCGGCAGAGCAAGCAGATCAGGACTGA